In Phycisphaerales bacterium, the sequence CTCGTGGCACAAGCATCCCGCCTGTGACTACCCGTTCTACTGGACCAACTCCAACGACTTCTCAAAACGGAATGTCATCCGGCTCAGGCTCATGCGCCGGCGCAGGCCGCCCGGAACCAGTCCCCGAGGCCGACCGTGAAGCCTGCCGAGGCGCCGACGAGTAGTTCCCGCCGCCGCCACCACCTTCGCCTCCCCCACCGCCGCCGCCTTTGCTGTCGACGAACTGAAAACTCTCGACAACAACCAACATTTTTGATCGGTTCTGTCCGGAGTCCTTGTCCTGCCATTGATCGAGTTTGAGGCGCCCCTCGATGAATATGGGGCGGCCCTTTGAGAAAAACCTCGCGATATTCTCAGCCGTGCGACCCCAAGCTTCGCAGTCGACGAATGTTGTTTCTTCTTTCTTCTCACCGTCAGGACTAGTCCAGTGCCGGTTCACAGCCAAGCCAATCCGAGCAACTTGATTGCTCCCAGATGTTGAACGAAGTTCAACATCACGCGTGAGATTGCCCATTAAAAATACTTTATTGAGATTGCCCATACGCGCATGGTATCCGAAACCATGCCCGTGGGGAACAGAATCCGGCCAAACCGCCATCCACTCACACCAAATCCACACCCCGTCAACCGGTAAATTGACAACCTCCAGCTAGACCCTTCGGCCAGACCGGCTCCTCCGCCGCAAACCCCGAATACCTGAATACGAATGCCGAATCACGAATGCCGAATGCCGAGCCCCCAGTGCCCAATGCCTGGTGCCTAATGCCTACCCCTTCGGCACATAGGTCGCCCCCGCCAGCACATCGAAACTCACCAGTTGCCCCGCCTCGAACTTCTCCGCGACCTGCCTCGGGTCCGTCGGCGTGCAGTGGATCACCGTCCCCGCATCCACCACCACCGCCCCGCCTTCAACGCGAACCACGACACCTTGCACGCGACGAGGCCGCCCCGCCACAGGCTCCACGAACCGTCCGCCCGTCTGCACGACATCGATCCGCCTCGCCTGCGCGTGGATCGTTCCGATGAGGCGCCCGCCCTTGGCCGCGCGGATCTCACCCTTGGGCACCAGGTGCAACTGGTAACTCGTGTTCGGCACGCCAAAGACCAACAGCGCCGGCCGCCCCGACACCGACGAGGTCATCCCCTCGTACACCCCGCGTGCAAGCCCGGCATCAATCTTCGTCGTCGGTGAAGGCGTGATCATGGCCGATCAGAATAGGAACCCCGATCGCGCCCCATCCACGCCCTCATCCTTCCCACCCTTCTCAGGCTCACCCCCACGCTCGGGCACGCACGCGATCAACTCCCGCGAATCGTTCCGCGGGTTGTTCACAAGCGACCGAACACCATGCCCCACAAGGACCCCCTCCGGCGCGGGTCGTATCAGGCTTTGTGCCGCCTCCACAGGCCCGCCCACCCACGTCCACGCGTCTCGCGCCTCGAGGATCACCGGCATGCGATCGTGCATCCGAGACATGAACCCGTTCGCCGACGTCGTCACGATCGAGAACGTCGGCAACGCCCCGTCAACCATCGACTCGTGCGCCGCTTCCCACACCCCCGCGGCAAGCAGCGGCCTCGAGTCCGCACGCGTGAGATACCACGGCCGCTTCCGCCCGCCCTCGATCCCCGAACGCTCCCACTCATAGAACCCGCTCATCGGGACGATGCCACGCCGCCGCGCAAACGCCCCGCGATACGCCGGCTTCTCCGCGATCGTCTCCCCGCGAGCGTTGATCATCCGCGAGCCAATCGACGAGTCCTTCGCCCACGCCGGCACCAGCCCCCACCGCGCCAGCACGCACGCGATCTCGCCGCCGGCATCCCCGGCACACAGCAGCATCGAACGCTGCGTCGGCGCCACGTTGAAACTCGAGCCGATCCCGCCCGCGAACGGCGACAGCGTCACCCCGTCGGGGAGAAACACCCGCATCAGTTCATGGAGGTCCGCCCACGAGAAATCCCGTGTGAATCGCCCGCACATGCCGAACTCTACGTGTTCCGCACCAACTGCGCCTCAGGCCGCGTCGCTGCTCTGGTCGGGCGTCCACGCCTTCGTCCCCGCCACGCCGTCCCGCGTCACGAAGAAGAAGTCCGCGCAGATCGGATAGGGCAGGCGCCGATAGTCGTGCTCGACGCGCCCGTGCAGCCGCTTGAGGAACGGATCGGGCCCCGACGACATCGCGACGAACATGTCCCGCGCCGGCGTCGCCACGTAAAAGTCACCGCCGAGTTGCGGCGCGAGCCGATCGTGCAACCCACTCAACAGCAGGCGGGCCGCGTCGTACCCGTCGTGCTGCGACAGGATCGCCGCCCGCCCCCCCTCCTTGCTCTCCACCAGTTGCACCTCGAGATCCGGCGCGTAGTCGTCCAGATTCTTCCGCGCGATCTCCTCCATCTCGTCCACATCCAACTTCCAGCGCACCATCTGCTCGGTCGTGATGCTCACCGTCATGTTCGGGAGGTCCGTCACAAAGACAACCACCGTGTCATTGACAAATGGCACGTGGGCCACCTGCTCGCGCGACAGGTGCTCAAAGATCGACTCGGGCTGGATCCG encodes:
- the ssb gene encoding single-stranded DNA-binding protein, whose translation is MGNLNKVFLMGNLTRDVELRSTSGSNQVARIGLAVNRHWTSPDGEKKEETTFVDCEAWGRTAENIARFFSKGRPIFIEGRLKLDQWQDKDSGQNRSKMLVVVESFQFVDSKGGGGGGGEGGGGGGNYSSAPRQASRSASGTGSGRPAPAHEPEPDDIPF
- a CDS encoding SOS response-associated peptidase, translating into MCGRFTRDFSWADLHELMRVFLPDGVTLSPFAGGIGSSFNVAPTQRSMLLCAGDAGGEIACVLARWGLVPAWAKDSSIGSRMINARGETIAEKPAYRGAFARRRGIVPMSGFYEWERSGIEGGRKRPWYLTRADSRPLLAAGVWEAAHESMVDGALPTFSIVTTSANGFMSRMHDRMPVILEARDAWTWVGGPVEAAQSLIRPAPEGVLVGHGVRSLVNNPRNDSRELIACVPERGGEPEKGGKDEGVDGARSGFLF
- a CDS encoding DUF1444 family protein, translated to MPHEPEAFAEQVATMLRERQPGYSIDLVGPRELLVNGRRLDLENLFRMVNHEPGRGTEIVSHYIEQLFASDSVQANAMTLDFARHRIMPRIQPESIFEHLSREQVAHVPFVNDTVVVFVTDLPNMTVSITTEQMVRWKLDVDEMEEIARKNLDDYAPDLEVQLVESKEGGRAAILSQHDGYDAARLLLSGLHDRLAPQLGGDFYVATPARDMFVAMSSGPDPFLKRLHGRVEHDYRRLPYPICADFFFVTRDGVAGTKAWTPDQSSDAA